The Deinococcus sp. KNUC1210 nucleotide sequence CGCCCTTGCTGCCGGCATGCACGAACCTCCAGACCTGCCGAGCGAAGGTTTCCTCGATGCCGTAGGGCAGGTCGGCGAGGTAGCGCAGTTCGGCGGCAGACAGCAGCGTTCTGGGCCACAGGTCCTGCGGGCGATGAGAAGCCCCGGCGACGCGGGCATCCCAGTTGCCCTGCACCACCCGCGTGGCGTGCGCCTGCACCCAGGCCAGCACTTCACGCGGGCGCGGCCCCTTGCCGACCAGGTCGCCCAGCACCCAGATCTCAGAGATGCCGCGCCGCTGTAGATCAGCATGAACGCTGAGAGTCGCCTCCAGATTGGCATGCAGATCGGCGAGAACAGCGAGCTTCATTGCGGTCAGTTTAGCCTGTGCCGCCTCCTCAGGTGCGGGCACCAACCCCAGAGCAACTCACAGAACACTGGGGGGATCGCTGTGCGGGAAAAATGGACGAAATGGACGGCAAACGCTGTTCCCTCAGGCCAGAGGGCGCGCTGGTTCGGCCCGCGCTGCGCTCCCTGGCACGAGGAATTGCCACGCCTGAACCGGAGCGAGCAGCGAACCTGCCCACGCCCACCTACGCACAGATTCGCCGCAGCGCTCTGGCTGCCCTGCTAGCCTGCGTCCATGAAACGCCGTTCCCTTCTGTTCCTGACGACCTTCCTGCTTCAGGGCGCGGGCCTGCCTGCTCTGGCGCAGAGCCAGGAACCCGCGCCCGTGGTGGTGCCCCCTCTGCCGCCGTCAGGCACCGCGCCCGCCGCCTCTCAACCCACTTCGCCGCAGCCTGCCCCTGCCGTTCTGCTGCTGACCTCCCGGCCCGGGACCTACGCCGAGTACACCCAGGTCACGCAGTTGGCGTATAAGGTGCTCGACATGCAGCTCAGCGTGCAGCCGGGCAAATCGGTCAAGCCCGCCGATCTGGCAGCGGCCACCAAAGACCTGAGCAATCAGCGGGCCGCGATGCAGCAGATGCTGGACAGGATTGCGGCGGTTTCTCAGAGCAGCAAGCTGTTCATGAAGGTGCTGCCGCCGCAAAACGGCAACACTGTGCTGCTGAGCACGGCTGTCCTGATGCGGCCCGATCCTCTCAGGCCACAGCAGCAGCGTGCCGTCAATGTCCGCACCACCATGACCTATGATCTGGCGGGCAAACTTGTAGACATCGGAATTTCGGCCAGCGATCCGCAGATCGACCAGATGTACAGGAAGATGGACATCAAAACGCTGATCCAGAACGCGCAGACCTCTGGCCCCACTTCGCTGTACGGGTTGCCGCTGATTCAGGGCGCACCTCAGACCCAGGACGTGACGCTGCCGATGCAGGGCCTGATGCAGGGAATGATGAGCATGATCGGCGCTCAGGCGGGTGCCGATGTAAGCGCCCAGGCGTTGCCGCTGATGATGCATGTCGGTACGACATATGACGGCCTGAATGCCCAGAACCAGCACACCTTCAGCCAGACCCTGAGCGCTGACCCCTGGAACGTCACCCTGAATATCAACGAGGTGCATCTTGCGATGAAGGTGCAGAATCTGACTGGCGGTGGCACCAGTATCGTGCGGCAGGACGGCTTTCTTCAGAGCGGCACGAACCGGCAGGCCATGACCATGCAGATGAGCTTCGATGTGCCCGGCGAGCCATACCGTCTGCAGATGACCCTCCAGTACGACGTCAATCTTCAGGACACCCTCAAGACGCTGACCCAGCCATAACACACAAAAAAGCCTCCCCAGCCGAGTGGCGAGGGGAGGCTTTTGGTGCCCGAATTACTTCTGAGCGTGCACCGCGAGCTTGATCGGAATGATGACTTCCGGGTGGGCGCGGTAGGTGATGTCGTACTCGCCCACGTCCTTCAGGGTCTTGGGCATATCCAGACGGCGGCGGTCCACGTCGAAGCCCTGCTGAGACAGCGCCTCGGCAACGTCGGCATGGGTCACTGCGCCGTAGATCTTGCCTTCGCCCGCACGCACGTGCAGGTTCAGCGTCAGACCTTCCATCTGTCCGGCCAGGCGCTCGGCCTCGGCCTTCTCCTTGGCGAGCGACTTCTGGCGCGACTTGATGCGGGCTTCCAGCGTCTTCATGTTGGCGGTGGTCGCGGGCAGTGCCAGCTCACGGGGGAGCAGGTAATTGCGGGCGTAGCCGTCCTTCACGCTCACCACGTCGCCGGTCTTGCCGAGGCGACCCGGCTCCAGCAAAATGACGTTCATTTACGCACCAGCTTCTCGGTGTAGGGCAGCAGGGCCAGCTGACGTGCCAGCTTGATGGTCTGCGCGATGCGGCGCTGGTGCTTGGTCGAAAGACCGGTGCGGCGGCGGGGCAGAATCTTGCCGGTGTCGCTCACGAAGCGGCGCAGCATCTTCACGTCTTTGTAGTCGGTGATTTCCAGCTCGCCGATGGCGAACGGATCGACCTTGGGCTTGCGGGGGCGCTTCGGCCCCTTGGCCCTGGGTTTACGCTCTGCTTGGGTCATGTGTTCCTTGTTGCCTGCCCACCGATACTGCTGGCTTAAAAGGGCAGGTCTTCTTCCGGGGGAAAGTCTTGGAGGCCGCTGTCAATGTCCAGCCCTCCCGAACGGGACCCCTGTGCAGAACTAGCTGCCGCCCGCGATGGTTGCGGACGCGCCGCGCTCGCCGTGGCCTGACGGGGCGCTGCGGGGGTGGTGGCGGTTCCGGGAGCCGCACCTCGGGAAAGAGCTTCGACTCGGGTCGCTTCTATCTTGGTGTTGTTGCGCTTGTTGCCGTCTTTGTCGGTCCAGCTTTCATTGGTCAGGCGGCCTGTAATCAGCACCGGATCACCTTTGTGCAGGTCTTTGGACGCCTCGGCCAGATCGCGCCATAACGTCGCGTCGAGCCAGTGCACCTTCTCCTGCTGCTGTCCCTGACGGTCCTTCCAGGTTTCGTTCACAGCCAAGGACAAGCCGAGGACCGCGTCTCCGGCAGGGGTGTAACGCAGGTCGGGGTCGCGGGTCAGATTGCCCACCACCATCACCTGATTCATCCCGCCGTGCATACGGACACCGCCTCCTGCATCCTGGGTGGTCTCGGGCGCGTAGCCGAGCTGCTCCATTCGCAGGGCCTTGACCTTCACCATGCTGCGCTTGCCGCCTTCGGGCGCGTCCCAACTGCTGTAGTCGAGCGTGCCTTCCACCAGCACAGCGTCTCCGGCACGCAGATTGCGCTCGGATTGCCATTCGGCGGGTTTGCCGAGAATGCTGACACGGTGATACCAGGGAAGCTGCCGCTCTTTGCCGTCGTTTCCGGCGACATGATCCTCTCCGGCAATGGTGGCTTCATAGACCGCCACGCCGCTGGGGGTGTAGCGCAGTTCCGGGTCGCGGGCGAGAACGCCGATCAGGTAAATGTGATTCATTCCACGGGCCATAACATGTACTCCTTGGTCAAGTGCGAAAAGTGGGGCTGCTGTGTGGCTGGCGATTGGCCCTGGTGATGTACGCAGACATTTACCGGGGTACCTCGAAGATACGTGTTTCGTCCTATTCTGTCAAGAGCGTAAAGACTCCTACAGGCTTAGGCAAAAACTTCAGGCTTTCTTGGTCTTCCACTCCGGGCGGTCTTTGACCACCAGGACGCGGCGGACGTGGTCGCGCAGGCGCAGGCTCGCGGCGATGGCGGTTTCGGGATTGCCCTGGGCCTTGATGGTGTACATCAGGTAGTAGCCCTCGCGCTCCTTCTGCACAGCGTAGGCGAGGCGGCGGTTGCCGACGTCGTCCAGCTTGGCGATCTCGGCTCCGGCTCCGCGCACGGCGTTCTCGATGTACTCCTTCTCGGTCTGGATCTGCTCAGCGCTCAGGCTGGGATTCAGGATCAGGTTCAAGTCGTACTGGTTCATGGTTCACCTCCTGTGGGCGCTCCGGATTTGGCGGGGTCAGGCTGCGGTGTGGCAACATCTTCCCTCGCCGGGGGGCGCAAGGAAAAAGTGTATCAGATGCAGGCGAAAGGTGCCAGTGGGAAGCGCCGTGTGCACGGGCTTTTGGCATGGACTCCGTTTCCTCCTCTTCACAGAGTTTTCACTGATATAGTGCAGCTATGCCGCGAATCCTGGTGGTGGACGACGACGCCGCCATTCTGAAACTGGTCAGTGTCATTCTGGCCCGTGTTGGTCATGAGGTACGCACGTCCAGCCACCCGGTCGAGGCGCTGGAACTGCTGCAGGTCTTCATTCCCGAGCTGATTATCAGCGACGTGGTGATGCCGTACATGACCGGCCTGGAGTTTCTGGAAGAGGTGCGTAAACACGAGAAACTGGCGTCGGTGCCGTTCATGCTGCTGTCGAGTCACGCCGAGCGCGGTGACGTGCGCCGGGGCATGAATCTGGGAGCCGACGACTACCTGCCCAAGCCTTTCACCCCGCAGGACCTGACCACCGCCGTCGATGCCCGCATGCGCCGCGCCGGGCTGTCGCAGCAGGAAGGCACCGCGCTGGAGGCCCGCGCACTGGGTACCGCTCAGGTCAGCTGGAAGGGCGAAACGGTGCAGTGGGTATCGCGCAAGGCCCTGGAGCTGTTCTTCTATCTGCTGGAGCACCGCGAGGTGAGCAGCTGGGAAGCCGCCGAGGCGCTGTGGCCCGAGAAGGACGAGGCCCGCGCCAGCAGCCTGTTTCATACCACGCTGCACCGCCTGCGAAAATCGCTCGACAACGACGCGGTGGGCAGCAGCAACCGCCGCTACACGCTCTCGGGCGAGCTGAATCCGGAATATGACGTGAAGCGCTTTGAACGTCTGGCAGACCAGGCCGACGCAGGCAGGCTGGGTCTGGAAGAGCTGCGCGAACTGGTCGGACTGTACGGCACCTTCCTGCCGGGCGTCGATTCGCCGTGGGCTGACGATGTTCGCAGCCGACTGGAGCAGCGGCAGCTCGGCATTCTGAGTCTGGCGGCGCGACTGGCGGGCGAATCGGGCAAGGCCAAAGACGCCGCGCAGTTTTATCAGCGCTCGCTCACCATCGATCCGCTGAGCGAGGCGGGCTGGGACGGGCTGGCAAAGGCGCTCGATCAGACCGGCGATCCACGTGCCCGTCTGGCGATGCGCCGCGAAGCATGGTGGATCACCGACATGGACTGAGAGCGAACTGGGAAAGGCGGGATCTGACTCCTCCAGGGGCAGATCCCGCCTTTGCTGTGTTGTGCCCGCTCAGAGACGAGCTGCGGCTCAGGCTGCCGCGCTCGTCTCCTGCGCCGTCAGTTCTTGACCGACAGGCCGGTCAGGGCCGCGCCGGAATACTTATTCATCCAGTTCCAGGGCAGGTACACGTAGCCGCCGTCACCAAAGCACGTTCCCCACGAGTTTTTCAGGATGAAGTACCCGCCGCCCGCCCCGCTGGGAGCGCTGGGAAGCGCGGCGTGCAGTTCGTCGTTGGTGACGTAGCCGACCAGTTCGGCCACATGATTCCACCACGCCACATCTGCCGAGCCGTTCTTGACCGAATTGCCGTTGGCGTCTTTGTGCGAGACGGCATTATAGGGCAGGTCGGCCACGAAGCCGTCGGCGTTGGGCTGAAGGTAGCGGGCGTCGTGAACGAGCATGATCGGCGTGCCCAGCCGCACCGCGAGTGCCATCCAGAAGAGCGAGGCGTCGCGCTGATCGAAATTCCACAGGTCGTGCAGGCTGCTGGCGTCGGGGCGGTAGGCGCTGCGGCTCTGGGGAATCTGGAACCCGCAGCTCGTCTTGCCGCCCACCAGGATGCAGGCGCTGGGAGCCTGATGCACCGTGTCGCTGCACTGGGTCGCGGCATACGGATAGTTGGTGCAGGTGCTCGCGTACTTCCAGACGCCGGAATTCTTGGGCGTCTCGGTGGCGACGCGGCTCCAGCTCTGGTTGTACTGCCAGGCATTCTCGAAGGCGAAGCGGTAGTTGGCGCTATCTGCCCGCGTCACGGCATCGCGGGTATCGTCGCCGTCGGCCCCGTTGGGAGTGCGGTAATTGATCTTGATGTTGGCGACGTAGTCCTCTTCACTCAGATTGACGCGCTTGCCGAACATCTTGTTGATGAGTGTCTCGGTGGTCGATACCGTGGCGAAGCTCCAGCAGGTGCCGCGTGAACCCTGCGACTTGACGGTGGGCAGGTAGCGGCGCAGCGGAAAGTTCACGGCGCGGTAGATGCCGTTGCTGCTGGCCCCGCAGCCTGCCGCCGTGGACTCGTCGAGTTCGTTGCCCTGGCCTTCCGACTGAAGCAGCGCTCCGATCTGAGACACCAGATTGGCATTGACCTTGAAGCTGGTCGTGACCGCCTGCCGGATCGTCTCGCTGACACCGTTCTGAGCCGCTCCGGCGTTGGTGTTGACCGTTTGCAGCACCGCCGGGCTGATATTCAGGGCGCGGGCGTTCTGCTCGTTGAAGGCGGTGGTCGAGCGCTGCACCTCGGCGCGGGCATTCACGAGCGTGCCCGCTGCGTAGCTCAGGCCCACCGCCGGACTCATCAGCCGCACGTTCAGCGGGCCGGATTTGGTCTGCACGTCCAGCACCGGTTCCTCGAAGGGGGCAGTTTTTGCCAGTTGCAGCAGCGTGGCGAATTCCGGGCGCTGGGCCAGCAGATTGCTGGTGGTCTGGAGGTTGACGTTGAAGCGCTGCGTCTCGGCGGCCTGATTGGCCTGAAGCTGCGCCGCCGTGACGAACTGGGCGGTGTTGCCGGGTTGCAGCCATTTTGAGAATCCGGCCTGATCGAGCTTCAGGGCGCTGGGCAGCAGCGACGCGGCGGCGCTTCCAAACTCGGGTGCCTGCAGCAGCAGTTTGCTCAGGTCGGCCGTCTGAAACCGCACGGCGGGCACCTGCTGGAGCGTGGTGGTGGTTCTGGTCTGAGCCACCGTGGTCTGGGCAAGAGTGGCGGGTGCCGCATGGCTCAGGGTGGTCTGGGCACCTGCGCCCGAGGCCCCCAGTGCAGTTAGCAGGGTCAGGCGGCCCAACAGGGTGCGTGCTCTGCTGGCCTGGACGGGATGACGCGGCGCGGCGGTGGGTGTGGTGCTGGCCTGCTTCTTCGTGCTGTTCATCGTTGCCCCCTGTATGAAGGTCGATAAGTTGACTTACCGAAGGGATCGACCTGTGTGTTCACGGTAGCCAGTGCAGTGTTACCTCGGCGTTACCCACCGGATGACGGGGGATAGGGCCGCCGCACTCAGCATACTCTCACCGGACGTTCAGCAAACCGCGCACCGGAAGCAGCAGGCCCGGTCAGTGCCGCGCCGTGATCTGCCGGACCACCTGCGCGAAAGTCTCGGCGTTGCGCTCCAGGGTATGAGCCTCCAGCACACGCTGGCGGGCCGCCTGACCCAGCCGCGCTCCCAGCGCCGGATCGCCTGCCAGCCGCGACAGGGCCGCCACGTAGCCCGCTGCGCCGCTGCCGACCAGCAGCCCACTTGTCCCGTCCGCGATCAGTTCGCGCTGAGCCGGAATGTCGTTGGTAACGAGGGCCGCGCCGCTCGCCATCGCTTCCAGCGTCGCCAGCGACTGATTTTCGGCGATGGTGGGCTGAAATACGGCGTCGGCAGCGCAGTACAGCAGCGGCATATCGCTCCGCTTGCCGAAGTAACGCAGATTGGGCGTGCCCAGCAGCTTTAAAGGCGTTTCCATATAGCCGCTGCCCACCAGCACGAAATCGAGCCCGGGCAGCCGCCGCGCCACCGGAAGCAGCATCAGGTGGTTCTTCTCGATGCTCAGCCGCGCCGGAACGAGCACCGTGAAGCGCGAAAAGCCGTAGGCCCGCCGTAACAGCTGGCGTTCCTGTGCGTCGGCGGGCCGGAATTTCTCGGTATTGACGCCGTTTGGCACCGCGTAGGCCGCCTGCATCCCGTGGTGCTGGCGCAGGTAGTCGG carries:
- the rplI gene encoding 50S ribosomal protein L9, whose translation is MNVILLEPGRLGKTGDVVSVKDGYARNYLLPRELALPATTANMKTLEARIKSRQKSLAKEKAEAERLAGQMEGLTLNLHVRAGEGKIYGAVTHADVAEALSQQGFDVDRRRLDMPKTLKDVGEYDITYRAHPEVIIPIKLAVHAQK
- the rpsR gene encoding 30S ribosomal protein S18, which encodes MTQAERKPRAKGPKRPRKPKVDPFAIGELEITDYKDVKMLRRFVSDTGKILPRRRTGLSTKHQRRIAQTIKLARQLALLPYTEKLVRK
- the ssb gene encoding single-stranded DNA-binding protein; the encoded protein is MARGMNHIYLIGVLARDPELRYTPSGVAVYEATIAGEDHVAGNDGKERQLPWYHRVSILGKPAEWQSERNLRAGDAVLVEGTLDYSSWDAPEGGKRSMVKVKALRMEQLGYAPETTQDAGGGVRMHGGMNQVMVVGNLTRDPDLRYTPAGDAVLGLSLAVNETWKDRQGQQQEKVHWLDATLWRDLAEASKDLHKGDPVLITGRLTNESWTDKDGNKRNNTKIEATRVEALSRGAAPGTATTPAAPRQATASAARPQPSRAAASSAQGSRSGGLDIDSGLQDFPPEEDLPF
- the rpsF gene encoding 30S ribosomal protein S6, with the translated sequence MNQYDLNLILNPSLSAEQIQTEKEYIENAVRGAGAEIAKLDDVGNRRLAYAVQKEREGYYLMYTIKAQGNPETAIAASLRLRDHVRRVLVVKDRPEWKTKKA
- a CDS encoding response regulator, which encodes MPRILVVDDDAAILKLVSVILARVGHEVRTSSHPVEALELLQVFIPELIISDVVMPYMTGLEFLEEVRKHEKLASVPFMLLSSHAERGDVRRGMNLGADDYLPKPFTPQDLTTAVDARMRRAGLSQQEGTALEARALGTAQVSWKGETVQWVSRKALELFFYLLEHREVSSWEAAEALWPEKDEARASSLFHTTLHRLRKSLDNDAVGSSNRRYTLSGELNPEYDVKRFERLADQADAGRLGLEELRELVGLYGTFLPGVDSPWADDVRSRLEQRQLGILSLAARLAGESGKAKDAAQFYQRSLTIDPLSEAGWDGLAKALDQTGDPRARLAMRREAWWITDMD
- a CDS encoding C1 family peptidase → MNSTKKQASTTPTAAPRHPVQASRARTLLGRLTLLTALGASGAGAQTTLSHAAPATLAQTTVAQTRTTTTLQQVPAVRFQTADLSKLLLQAPEFGSAAASLLPSALKLDQAGFSKWLQPGNTAQFVTAAQLQANQAAETQRFNVNLQTTSNLLAQRPEFATLLQLAKTAPFEEPVLDVQTKSGPLNVRLMSPAVGLSYAAGTLVNARAEVQRSTTAFNEQNARALNISPAVLQTVNTNAGAAQNGVSETIRQAVTTSFKVNANLVSQIGALLQSEGQGNELDESTAAGCGASSNGIYRAVNFPLRRYLPTVKSQGSRGTCWSFATVSTTETLINKMFGKRVNLSEEDYVANIKINYRTPNGADGDDTRDAVTRADSANYRFAFENAWQYNQSWSRVATETPKNSGVWKYASTCTNYPYAATQCSDTVHQAPSACILVGGKTSCGFQIPQSRSAYRPDASSLHDLWNFDQRDASLFWMALAVRLGTPIMLVHDARYLQPNADGFVADLPYNAVSHKDANGNSVKNGSADVAWWNHVAELVGYVTNDELHAALPSAPSGAGGGYFILKNSWGTCFGDGGYVYLPWNWMNKYSGAALTGLSVKN
- a CDS encoding glycosyltransferase family 4 protein; translation: MTPLRLLFVSDAPAVGGSEVYMREIIPPLRARGIESEVALPDVEGNRSLRDELGARGVKVHAYRQLSELPGDFDLTLLSSWNPGGYRKYYRHLPGPFAALIHDQLMLYIPGLPEGVYRRFYEVLQARDIRQAEQVVTVSRWAADYLRQHHGMQAAYAVPNGVNTEKFRPADAQERQLLRRAYGFSRFTVLVPARLSIEKNHLMLLPVARRLPGLDFVLVGSGYMETPLKLLGTPNLRYFGKRSDMPLLYCAADAVFQPTIAENQSLATLEAMASGAALVTNDIPAQRELIADGTSGLLVGSGAAGYVAALSRLAGDPALGARLGQAARQRVLEAHTLERNAETFAQVVRQITARH